In Gemmatimonadota bacterium, the following proteins share a genomic window:
- a CDS encoding phytanoyl-CoA dioxygenase family protein, translating into MNEVEQYEFDRQGYITIKNLLTNAEVQTLRKAVDKLEEHALSNVALPPRKHSAWGAEYHVNKEKGYHVQGSCAEGKTLIIEDFWNADSTFDLLVNHEKTLPYVQTVIRGRYTINNSEIRIRYKNNTSRSHGGTRPENQKYRYTSGDRIDCMMVRMIYFIHDVTNEQGAFCVVPGTHKSTLLCPYDNDPDVEPGMIGLEAKAGDAIFFTEHLRHGGLTNRSDQVRKTIHVGYGPYWMMSQNIATMDEPQHITSHTLARYTKEQRNLFRPWPEK; encoded by the coding sequence ATGAACGAAGTCGAACAATACGAATTTGACCGCCAGGGATATATCACAATCAAAAACCTGCTCACGAATGCAGAAGTGCAAACCCTGCGCAAAGCCGTTGACAAATTGGAAGAACACGCCCTATCCAATGTCGCTCTACCGCCTCGAAAACACAGTGCATGGGGAGCCGAATATCACGTCAACAAGGAGAAAGGCTACCACGTTCAGGGATCATGTGCCGAGGGGAAAACCCTGATCATAGAAGACTTTTGGAATGCAGATTCAACATTTGATCTCCTGGTAAACCACGAAAAAACATTGCCATACGTGCAAACCGTTATCCGCGGTCGCTACACCATCAACAATTCAGAGATCCGCATTCGGTACAAAAACAATACATCGCGCAGCCACGGCGGCACGAGACCGGAAAATCAAAAATACCGCTATACCAGTGGTGATCGCATCGACTGCATGATGGTGCGCATGATTTACTTTATACACGATGTCACCAATGAACAAGGCGCGTTTTGCGTCGTCCCCGGCACGCACAAAAGCACCTTGCTCTGCCCTTATGACAACGACCCTGATGTAGAACCGGGAATGATCGGATTGGAAGCCAAAGCGGGCGACGCGATCTTTTTTACAGAACACCTGCGGCACGGTGGCTTGACCAACCGCTCAGATCAAGTCCGCAAAACCATCCACGTAGGCTATGGTCCCTACTGGATGATGTCGCAAAATATCGCCACCATGGATGAACCCCAGCATATCACATCGCACACACTGGCGCGATATACAAAAGAACAGCGCAATTTGTTTCGACCGTGGCCCGAAAAATAG
- a CDS encoding arylsulfatase — protein MPTTETSPNILFILTDQWRGDCLGYTGHPAVETPHLDRLADEGVTFTQAYASCPVCVAARATILTGLAPKRHGYLTNGGVQWDYPVTLPGTLSDAGYHTQCVGKMHVYPWRNLVGFHNVVLHDGYMHRARRENREFGLNDDYTPWLREKLGAVYADHNDSGVGCNGYAAQAWPYHEMLHPTSWVTSQGIDFLRRRDTSKPFFLTLSYHRPHPPLDPPASFLNRYLQKDIPPPAMGNWVDHELRKGGHDSPIPRDPALVAYARRAYYAQISHIDFQINRMIMALNEYDVQDNTAILFTADHGEMLYDHNHVGKGVPYDGSARVPFILRMPRTSGAVPRESLVESPVELRDIFPTFCDIAGIDTPADLDGESVLNCGGNNWRPFIHGEHATSANQWLTDGKEKYAWFTQTGRELLFDLTEDPREINDLSRERPDRLAWWRDQLIEELTGRPEGFVQNGKLAPGQPIQGLLPHVGKGVPKGAI, from the coding sequence ATGCCGACAACCGAAACTTCTCCCAATATACTCTTTATCCTGACCGATCAATGGCGAGGAGATTGCCTGGGATATACCGGTCATCCCGCAGTTGAAACTCCCCACCTGGATCGTCTGGCAGACGAAGGTGTCACATTTACCCAGGCCTATGCCTCGTGCCCGGTATGCGTTGCTGCTCGCGCCACGATCCTCACGGGCCTCGCCCCCAAGCGCCACGGATATCTCACCAACGGCGGCGTGCAGTGGGACTATCCAGTGACCCTCCCCGGAACCCTATCAGATGCGGGTTATCACACCCAGTGCGTCGGCAAAATGCACGTCTATCCCTGGCGCAATCTCGTGGGTTTTCACAACGTCGTACTACACGACGGCTATATGCATCGCGCCCGGCGGGAAAACCGCGAATTTGGATTGAACGACGATTACACCCCCTGGCTTCGGGAAAAACTCGGCGCGGTCTATGCCGACCACAACGACTCTGGCGTGGGATGCAATGGATACGCAGCGCAAGCCTGGCCCTACCACGAAATGCTTCACCCCACGAGTTGGGTGACCTCGCAGGGCATTGACTTCTTGCGCAGACGCGATACATCCAAACCCTTCTTCCTCACGCTGTCCTACCACCGGCCCCACCCACCGCTGGACCCTCCCGCGTCTTTCTTGAATCGATATTTGCAAAAGGACATTCCCCCACCCGCCATGGGAAACTGGGTTGACCACGAACTCCGCAAGGGCGGCCACGACAGCCCAATCCCACGAGACCCGGCGCTGGTGGCCTATGCCCGAAGAGCGTATTACGCACAGATTTCACACATCGATTTCCAGATCAACCGCATGATCATGGCGCTCAACGAATACGATGTCCAGGACAACACAGCCATACTCTTCACCGCGGATCACGGCGAAATGCTATACGATCACAACCATGTGGGAAAAGGCGTGCCCTATGACGGATCCGCTCGCGTGCCCTTCATCCTGCGAATGCCCAGAACATCTGGCGCAGTGCCGCGTGAATCCCTCGTAGAATCGCCGGTAGAACTGCGGGACATCTTCCCAACCTTCTGCGACATCGCGGGAATCGATACCCCTGCCGATCTCGACGGCGAAAGTGTGTTGAATTGCGGCGGGAATAATTGGCGTCCGTTTATACACGGAGAACACGCGACATCTGCCAATCAGTGGCTCACGGACGGCAAGGAGAAGTACGCCTGGTTTACCCAGACGGGAAGAGAATTGCTCTTTGATCTAACCGAAGACCCCCGCGAAATCAACGACCTGTCCCGCGAGCGTCCCGACCGATTGGCCTGGTGGCGCGATCAACTGATTGAGGAACTCACAGGGCGTCCAGAGGGATTTGTCCAGAATGGAAAACTGGCGCCCGGGCAGCCCATCCAGGGCCTGCTTCCCCACGTCGGCAAAGGCGTACCCAAAGGCGCGATTTGA
- a CDS encoding phytanoyl-CoA dioxygenase family protein, with protein MSEKTAREHLPMSDYEKFLFDLKGFLVIPSVLTDEEIAIARDHIETYMKTPESLPEHHRSPISGPTEFLIDHPRVMGILQEVIDQDRERIRLESVFISGRSAEKTGNEWRPHVGGTNLHPSFSFRFHNGRIYSAMTRIVWELNEVKKGQGGTCLVPGSHKANLASAQDGTWPEEADNPNSGVWETYGCPPGSLVVFSEGVRHTGSTWTNPDNPRRAILIAYNHVTVRFHEPKPCMNPVVINRLEESRQSFFRDVWVLANKRRG; from the coding sequence ATGTCTGAGAAAACAGCGCGTGAGCATTTGCCCATGTCGGATTACGAAAAATTCCTCTTCGACTTAAAAGGCTTTCTCGTCATCCCCAGTGTGCTCACCGACGAAGAAATCGCGATCGCACGCGACCATATCGAAACGTATATGAAAACGCCCGAAAGCCTTCCCGAACACCATCGCTCGCCCATTTCTGGTCCCACGGAATTTTTAATCGATCACCCGCGCGTCATGGGCATTCTGCAAGAAGTCATTGACCAGGATCGGGAGCGCATCCGACTGGAAAGCGTATTCATATCTGGCCGGTCCGCTGAGAAAACCGGCAACGAGTGGCGGCCACACGTGGGAGGAACAAATCTCCACCCTTCGTTTTCCTTTCGCTTCCACAACGGTCGCATCTACAGCGCAATGACGCGCATTGTCTGGGAATTGAACGAGGTAAAAAAAGGCCAGGGCGGCACCTGCCTCGTTCCCGGCTCGCACAAAGCCAATCTCGCTTCCGCCCAGGACGGCACCTGGCCCGAAGAAGCCGATAATCCAAACTCGGGGGTTTGGGAAACCTATGGCTGCCCGCCGGGAAGCCTCGTCGTATTTTCAGAAGGCGTGCGGCACACGGGATCTACCTGGACCAATCCGGACAATCCGCGACGCGCCATCCTCATCGCGTACAATCACGTAACCGTGCGATTCCACGAACCCAAGCCCTGCATGAACCCGGTCGTGATCAATCGCCTGGAAGAAAGCCGTCAGTCTTTCTTCCGCGACGTCTGGGTTTTAGCCAACAAGCGAAGGGGATAA
- a CDS encoding HlyD family efflux transporter periplasmic adaptor subunit, which produces MQTTEKPKTQNLRTRRFIAKYVKYLEIFGYGFVFAVAAAIAFLWFTKTEDLVLSNAEPIKPHEYVLSSDEDAIVIEALVKNKTDVTIGQPLFEISRDKSQVNRYRAKQVAEELSGELDSLAISSSLTLSERELQGVMRSATSAWEQELSQRETLTATHAGVILFEKEVVGTVVPKGDEIARILDFDDLRISAGLKGAAQRLARVGQPAQIELITTYGDGEILRTDLDLPDWWSTGFAQFNDISDGQVTKQLEEYFSGKLVTIEDDTVFALGKVKKIDLHSTLNVQNAGPLDPGEKIEAEPLNRIALTGTVIEGTHTAEFRIHTFPNEIQQEIQNTLQDRIVERQFDTGGLPLSVNEITDLSMIIEMDADEPENNEMVQNGQMVDAEKSKRSFKGVIRIDDPHPVLKAKVRELALLKKPIYIKAIVKVVVGERRIAMLLFRKN; this is translated from the coding sequence ATGCAAACGACAGAGAAACCGAAAACACAGAACTTGAGAACCCGCAGATTTATCGCGAAGTATGTCAAATATCTGGAAATATTCGGATATGGCTTTGTTTTTGCGGTCGCCGCAGCCATCGCCTTTCTGTGGTTTACGAAGACAGAAGACCTCGTGTTATCTAATGCCGAACCGATCAAGCCGCACGAATATGTCCTATCTTCTGATGAGGATGCCATAGTCATAGAAGCACTGGTAAAAAATAAAACTGACGTAACAATTGGTCAGCCACTATTTGAAATTTCCAGAGATAAATCCCAGGTCAACCGCTATCGCGCAAAACAAGTTGCAGAAGAACTGAGTGGTGAACTCGACAGTCTTGCAATATCATCTTCTCTAACTCTATCGGAACGGGAGCTTCAGGGCGTAATGAGAAGTGCGACGTCCGCCTGGGAACAAGAGCTATCCCAGCGCGAAACATTGACAGCCACGCACGCCGGCGTCATCCTGTTCGAGAAGGAAGTCGTCGGAACAGTTGTACCGAAAGGAGACGAAATCGCGCGTATCCTGGATTTTGACGATCTGCGAATTTCCGCAGGTCTAAAAGGTGCCGCACAAAGGCTCGCACGCGTCGGTCAACCGGCTCAGATTGAATTGATTACAACTTATGGAGACGGCGAAATACTGAGAACAGACCTCGATTTGCCGGATTGGTGGAGCACGGGATTTGCGCAATTCAACGATATCTCGGATGGTCAGGTCACCAAGCAATTGGAAGAGTATTTTTCGGGCAAACTCGTCACGATAGAAGACGACACGGTATTCGCACTCGGCAAGGTAAAAAAAATAGATCTCCACAGCACATTAAACGTGCAAAATGCCGGGCCACTCGATCCCGGAGAAAAGATCGAAGCCGAGCCATTAAACCGGATAGCGCTAACCGGCACAGTCATCGAAGGTACCCACACCGCGGAATTCAGGATTCACACTTTTCCCAACGAGATTCAACAGGAAATCCAGAATACGCTTCAAGACCGCATTGTGGAACGGCAATTCGACACGGGTGGACTGCCCCTATCCGTAAATGAAATCACAGATCTGAGTATGATTATCGAGATGGATGCCGATGAGCCAGAGAATAACGAGATGGTCCAGAACGGACAGATGGTCGATGCCGAAAAATCAAAGCGTTCTTTTAAGGGCGTGATCAGAATCGACGATCCACATCCGGTGCTCAAGGCAAAAGTCCGGGAACTGGCATTGCTAAAAAAACCCATCTATATCAAGGCAATTGTGAAGGTCGTGGTGGGAGAAAGACGAATCGCAATGCTGTTATTCCGGAAGAACTAA